A single genomic interval of Sphaerodactylus townsendi isolate TG3544 linkage group LG08, MPM_Stown_v2.3, whole genome shotgun sequence harbors:
- the GLRX3 gene encoding glutaredoxin-3: protein MAATEEGGTAAAVVEATSSDRFQQLLQQPGKSLVVVHFWAPWAPQCVQMNTVMAELSKEHPRVTFVKLEAEAVPEVSEKYEITSVPTFLFFKNSQKIDRLDGAHAPELTKKVQRHATSSSVPPGSNDGAKEDINTRLKKLISAAPCMLFMKGTPQEPRCGFSRQIVELLNKHNIVYSSFDIFSDEEVRQGLKIYSSWPTYPQLYAAGELIGGLDIVKELEASGELDTICPKAHKLEDRLKELINKARVMLFMKGNKQAAKCGFSKQIIEILNNSGADYETFDILEDEEVRQGLKTYSNWPTYPQLYVKGELVGGLDIVKELNENGELSSVLKGEN from the exons ATGGCGGCGACggaggagggagggacggcgGCTGCCGTGGTGGAAGCGACATCCTCCGACCggttccagcagctgctgcagcagccgGGAAA GTCTCTGGTGGTGGTTCACTTTTGGGCCCCATGGGCTCCTCAGTGTGTTCAAATGAATACTGTCATGGCTGAATTGTCAAAAGAACACCCACGGGTTACATTTGTGAAA ctggaagcCGAAGCGGTTCCTGAAGTGTCTGAGAAATATGAAATTACTTCTGTTCCAACGTTCTTGTTTTTTAAG AATTCCCAAAAGATTGACCGATTAGATGGAGCTCATGCACCTGAACTGACCAAGAAAGTTCAGCGCCATGCCACTAGCTCATCTGTTCCACCTGGTTCTAATGACGGGGCTAAAGAGGACATTAACACACGACTCAAGAAACTGATCAGCGCTGCCCCTTGCATGTTATTTATGAAGGGAACACCTCAGGAGCCTCGATGTG GCTTCAGCAGACAAATCGTGGAGCTTCTTAACAAGCATAACATTGTGTATAGCAGCTTTGATATCTTTTCTGATGAAGAAGTACGTCAAGGTCTGAAAATCTATTCCAGCTGGCCTACTTATCCACAGTTATATGCGGCTGGAGAACTAATAGGTGGGCTGGATATTGTCAAG GAGCTGGAGGCTTCTGGAGAACTGGATACCATTTGTCCCAAGGCACACAAATTGGAGGACAG ACTCAAAGAGCTGATAAATAAAGCTAGAGTGATGCTGTTTATGAAAGGGAACAAACAG GCAGCGAAGTGTGGCTTCAGCAAGCAAATCATAGAAATCCTAAACAATTCTGG TGCTGATTATGAGACATTTGATATATTGGAGGATGAAGAG GTGCGGCAAGGTTTAAAAACGTATTCGAACTGGCCAACCTATCCACAGTTGTACGTGAAAGGTGAACTTGTCGGAGGACTTGATATTGTTAAG gaATTGAATGAAAATGGAGAATTATCATCTGTTTTGAAAGGAGAAAATTAA